The Raphanus sativus cultivar WK10039 chromosome 2, ASM80110v3, whole genome shotgun sequence genome includes a region encoding these proteins:
- the LOC108823909 gene encoding mitochondrial import inner membrane translocase subunit TIM23-2, with protein sequence MAANNDRSDQQQPDETNSTRLYNPYQNFEVPIKSQYLYKLPTSPEYLFAEESLKQRRTWGENLTFYTGTAYLAGSVSGATLGIFSGVKNFESGDTTKLKINRILNSSGHAGRTWGNRVGIIGLMYAGIESGVVAATDRDDVWTSVVAGLGTGAVFRAARGVRSAAVAGALGGLAAGAVVAGKQVVKRYVPI encoded by the coding sequence ATGGCGGCGAACAACGACAGATCCGATCAACAACAACCAGACGAAACCAACAGCACGCGCCTCTACAACCCTTACCAAAACTTCGAGGTCCCGATCAAATCCCAGTACCTCTACAAGCTCCCCACCTCCCCTGAGTACCTCTTCGCCGAGGAGTCCCTCAAGCAGCGCCGCACCTGGGGCGAGAACCTCACCTTCTACACCGGAACCGCCTACCTCGCCGGCTCCGTCTCCGGCGCTACCCTCGGGATCTTCTCCGGCGTCAAGAACTTCGAATCCGGCGACACCACCAAGCTCAAGATCAACAGGATCCTCAACTCGTCGGGGCACGCGGGACGCACGTGGGGCAACAGGGTCGGGATCATCGGGCTGATGTACGCCGGGATCGAGAGCGGCGTCGTGGCCGCCACGGATAGGGATGATGTGTGGACGAGCGTGGTGGCGGGGCTTGGGACCGGGGCGGTTTTTAGGGCGGCGCGTGGGGTGAGATCCGCGGCTGTGGCGGGGGCTCTTGGCGGGTTGGCAGCTGGTGCTGTGGTTGCTGGGAAGCAGGTTGTGAAGCGGTATGTGCCCATATGA
- the LOC108843667 gene encoding eukaryotic initiation factor 4A-3, with amino-acid sequence MVEGYIKQKQLLSSSSTPRRRSEEFLLSFEHFLSLSLSRSLFFPFLTSVMAGMASEGTQYDPRQFDSKMNAILGEEGEETFYTTIDEVCDSFDAMELRSDLLRGIYAYGFEKPSAIQQRGIIPFCKGLDVIQQAQSGTGKTATFCSGVLQQLDYTLVQCQALVLAPTRELAQQIEKVMRALGDYLGVKVHACVGGTSVREDQRILQSGVHVVVGTPGRVFDMLRRQSLRADAIKMFVLDEADEMLSRGFKDQIYDIFQLLPSKVQVGVFSATMPPEALEITRKFMNKPVRILVKRDELTLEGIKQFYVNVDKEEWKLETLCDLYETLAITQSVIFVNTRRKVDWLTDKMRSRDHTVSATHGDMDQNTRDIIMREFRSGSSRVLITTDLLARGIDVQQVSLVINFDLPTQPENYLHRIGRSGRFGRKGVAINFMTSDDERMMSDIQKFYNVVVEELPNNVADLL; translated from the exons ATGGTGGAAGGGTATATAAAGCAGAAACAGttactctcttcttcttcaactccACGGCGCAGATCCGAGGAGTTTCTGCTCTCTTTTGAACatttcttatctctctctctctccagatCTCTCTTCTTCCCTTTTCTAACATCAG TCATGGCAGGAATGGCGTCAGAAGGAACCCAGTATGATCCTCGTCAGTTTGATTCTAAGATGAATGCCAT ACTCGGtgaggaaggagaagaaactTTCTACACCACTATTGATGAAGTCTGTGATAGCTTTGATGCTATGGAACTCAGGTCTGATCTCCTGAGAGGCATCTATGCCTACG GTTTTGAGAAGCCTTCTGCTATTCAACAGAGAGGGATCATACCATTCTGCAAGGGTCTTGACGTGATCCAGCAAGCTCAATCCGGAACCGGAAAGACCGCTACCTTCTGCTCCGGCGTTCTACAGCAGCTTGACTACACTCTTGTTCAGTGCCAAGCTCTTGTTCTTGCCCCCACCAGAGAGCTCGCCCAGCAGATCGAAAAGGTCATGAGGGCTCTCGGTGACTACCTCGGCGTCAAGGTCCACGCCTGCGTCGGTGGAACGAGCGTGCGTGAGGATCAGCGCATTCTCCAGTCTGGTGTCCACGTCGTTGTCGGAACGCCCGGTCGTGTCTTCGACATGTTGCGTAGACAGTCTCTCCGCGCTGATGCCATCAAGATGTTTGTTCTTGACGAAGCGGATGAGATGCTCTCTCGTGGTTTCAAGGATCAGATCTACGACATCTTCCAGCTTCTTCCTTCTAAGGTCCAGGTCGGTGTCTTCTCCGCAACGATGCCGCCTGAAGCTCTCGAGATCACGAGGAAGTTCATGAACAAACCTGTCAGGATCCTTGTGAAGCGCGACGAGCTGACACTCGAAGGTATCAAGCAGTTCTACGTGAACGTTGACAAGGAAGAGTGGAAGCTCGAGACGCTTTGCGATCTCTACGAGACGCTGGCCATCACGCAGAGCGTCATCTTTGTGAACACTAGGCGTAAGGTTGATTGGCTGACCGATAAGATGAGGAGCCGTGACCATACTGTCTCGGCCACGCACGGGGATATGGATCAGAACACGAGAGACATCATCATGCGCGAGTTCAGGTCTGGTTCTTCGCGTGTGCTGATAACCACTGACCTTCTTGCGCGTGGTATCGATGTTCAGCAGGTGTCTCTGGTCATTAACTTTGACCTGCCGACGCAGCCTGAGAACTACCTTCACCGTATTGGAAGAAGTGGGAGGTTTGGGAGGAAGGGAGTGGCGATCAACTTCATGACGAGTGATGATGAGAGGATGATGTCTGATATTCAGAAGTTTTACAATGTGGTCGTTGAAGAGTTGCCAAACAATGTTGCTGATCTTCTCTGA
- the LOC108841366 gene encoding uncharacterized protein LOC108841366, whose translation MNIIYLVSLLYIPISQKCYYKTKKRRRKHFSFLFLPKSRASFSRLLQVKMFRSRSCREEMRSSSMAYKYHCLANGGTPEAEEAPSPTYQQLPVMLRSYSTSTYSPHKNPTPVRDNPNSKSKRSISKVKKGLKEADLQRKKRVAAYNVYCVEGKVKGSIRNYFKWFKETCSNAVNGLW comes from the coding sequence ATGAATATAATATACCTGGTCTCCCTTCTATATATTCCCATAAGCCAAAAGTGTTAttacaagacaaaaaaaagaagaagaaagcattTCTCCTTTTTATTTCTTCCTAAAAGCAGAGCCAGTTTCTCGAGGTTGTTGCAAGTGAAGATGTTCAGATCCAGGTCATgcagagaagagatgagaagcaGCAGTATGGCCTACAAGTACCATTGCTTAGCTAACGGTGGAACACCAGAAGCAGAAGAAGCACCAAGCCCAACATACCAGCAGCTTCCGGTGATGCTGAGATCTTATAGCACGTCAACTTATAGTCCACACAAGAACCCAACACCGGTGAGAGACAATCCAAACAGTAAATCGAAGAGAAGCATTAGTAAGGTGAAGAAAGGGTTAAAGGAGGCAGATCttcagaggaagaagagagtggCTGCTTATAACGTTTACTGTGTTGAAGGGAAAGTGAAGGGATCTATTAGAAATTACTTCAAGTGGTTCAAAGAGACTTGTTCAAATGCTGTCAATGGTTTGTGGTGA
- the LOC108843388 gene encoding casein kinase 1-like protein 2, whose protein sequence is MEPRVGNKFRLGRKIGSGSFGEIYLGTDIQTNEEVAIKLENVKTKHPQLLYESKLYKVLQGGTGVPNIKWYGVEGEYNVLVIDLLGPSLEDLFNFCSRKLSLKTVLMLADQMINRIEFVHQRSFLHRDIKPDNFLMGLGRRANQVYVIDFGLAKKYRDSNHQHIPYRENKNLTGTARYASMNTHLGIEQSRRDDLESLGFVLMYFLKGSLPWQGLKAGNKKQKYERISEKKVSTSIESLCRGYPSEFASYFHYCRSLRFDDKPDYAYLKRLFRDLFIREGFQFDYVFDWTILKYQQSQISTPPRSNVPGVGQSSGLPPTITSAERPSGGEEARTSGWPAGNNPRRISGQIFNSGNLAKQKAPVSSDPAISKDVMLSSSSSFLRATGSSRRAAVSSSREAAVPGTDSEPSNPQIIEAGSSSNPKTHGGRNSPIVSSEKKIASSSSPSRGNTSVMKKNYESNLKGIESLHF, encoded by the exons ATGGAGCCGAGAGTGGGGAACAAGTTTCGGCTGGGAAGGAAGATCGGAAGTGGATCATTCGGAGAGATCTATCTCG GTACTGATATACAGACTAATGAAGAAGTTGCCATTAAACTT GAAAATGTGAAAACTAAGCATCCTCAGTTGCTGTatgaatcaaaattatataaagtattacAAGGAGGAA CCGGCGTTCCAAACATTAAATGGTATGGTGTTGAAGGGGAATATAACGTCCTCGTGATAGACTTGTTGGGGCCTAGCCTCGAAGATCTATTCAATTTCTGCAGTAGGAAACTCTCACTAAAGACTGTACTAATGCTTGCAGATCAAATG ATCAATCGCATTGAATTTGTTCATCAGAGGTCATTTCTACACCGGGACATCAAGCCTGACAACTTTCTGATGGGTCTCGGCAGGCGCGCGAATCAG GTATACGTTATCGACTTTGGTCTGGCAAAGAAGTATAGAGACTCAAATCATCAACACATTCCGTACAG GGAAAACAAAAACTTGACTGGAACTGCTAGATACGCTAGCATGAACACTCACCTTGGCATTG AACAAAGCCGTAGAGATGATTTGGAGTCACTTGGATTTGTCCTCATGTACTTCTTAAAAGGAAG TCTTCCTTGGCAAGGACTGAAAGCTGGTAATAAGAAGCAAAAGTATGAGAGAATTAGTGAAAAGAAAGTATCAACATCTATTGAG TCTCTGTGCCGAGGATATCCATCTGAATTTGCTTCTTACTTCCATTATTGCCGTTCCTTGAGATTCGACGATAAGCCAGACTATGCCTACCTGAAACGGCTTTTCCGAGACCTGTTTATTCGCGAAG GCTTCCAGTTTGATTATGTATTTGATTGGACTATCTTGAAGTATCAGCAATCACAGATTTCTACTCCTCCCCGTTCCAAC GTCCCCGGAGTTGGGCAAAGCTCTGGCCTTCCCCCTACTATAACTAGTGCTGAGAGGCCATCAG GTGGCGAGGAAGCTAGAACTTCTGGCTGGCCAGCAGGAAACAACCCTAGGCGAATTTCTGGACAAATTTTTAATTCAGGCAACTTAGCTAAACAAAAAGCACCAGTTTCAAGTGATCCTGCAATATCTAAAGATGTAATG TTGTCATCTAGCTCTAGCTTTCTCCGCGCAACTGGGTCATCAAGACGTGCTGCTGTCTCCAGTAGTCGCGAGGCTGCAGTTCCTGGAACTGATTCAGAGCCATCAAACCCTCAAATCATTGAAGCTGGATCAAGCTCCAACCCAAAGACCCATGGTGGTCGAAACTCACCTATCGTCTCATCTGAGAAGAAGatagcatcatcatcatctccgtCAAGGGGAAATACTTCAGTCATGAAGAAGAACTATGAGTCCAATCTGAAAGGGATCGAGAGTCTGCACTTTTAG
- the LOC108842607 gene encoding probable phospholipid-transporting ATPase 5 codes for MARGRIRSKLRLSHLYTFGCLRPTTLEEDQDPPHPLHGPGFSRTVFCNQPHMHKKKPLKYRSNYVSTTRYNLITFFPKSLYEQFHRAANLYFLVAAILSVFPLSPFNKWSMIAPLVFVVGLSMMKEALEDWRRFMQDVKINARKTNVRKSDAPFRSRKWKNVRVGDVVRVEKDEFFPADLLLLSSSYPDGICYVETMNLDGETNLKVKRSLEATMALDDDESFEDFMATIRCEDPNPSLYTFVGNIEHRRQTFPLDPSQLLLRDSKLRNTAYVYGVVVFTGHDTKVMQNSTKSPSKRSRIERTMDYIIYTLLVLLILISCVSSSGFAWETEFHMPKMWYLRPDAPEDLTNPISPVYAGVVHLITALLLYGYLIPISLYVSIEVVKVWQASFINKDLRMYDDESGVPAQARTSNLNEELGQVHTILSDKTGTLTCNQMDFLKCSIAGTSYGVRSSEVELAAAKQMAVDLEEHGEISSAATTPQCQTKVYGTWDSSRTHEIEIESGGDGNNTRAPPPIKGFGFEDNRLMNGNWLRESQPNDVLQFFRVLAICHTAIPELDEESGKYTYEAESPDEASFLAAAREFGFEFCKRTQSSVFIRERFSSSGQIVEREYKVLNLLDFTSKRKRMSVVVRDEEGQILLLCKGADSIIFERLAKNGKTYLGPTTKHLTEYGEAGLRTLALAYRKLDEEEYSAWNTEFQKAKTSIGSDRDELLETGADMIEKDLILIGATAVEDKLQKGVPQCIDKLAQAGLKLWVLTGDKMETAINIGFACSLLRQGMRQICITSINPDGGSQDSKRAVKENILNQLTKAVQMVKLEKDPHAAFALIIDGKTLTYALEDDMKYQFLALAVDCASVICCRVSPKQKALVTRLVKEGTGKTTLAIGDGANDVGMIQEADIGVGISGVEGMQAVMASDFSIAQFRFLERLLVVHGHWCYKRIAQMICYFFYKNIAFGLTLFYFEAFTGFSGQSVYNDYYLLLFNVVLTSLPVIALGVFEQDVSSEICLQFPALYQQGTKNLFFDWSRILGWMCNGVYSSLVIFFLNIGIIYSQAFRAGGQTADMDAVGTTMFTCIIWAVNVQIALTMSHFTWIQHVLIWGSIGLWYLFVALYGMMPSSLSGNVYRILEEVLAPAPIYWMATLLVTVTAVLPYVTHIAYQRFLHPMDHHIIQEIKYYKRDVEDARLWTRERTKAREETKIGFTARVDAKIRHLRTKLSKKQSNLSHCSAQDAMTPRSL; via the exons ATGGCTCGAGGTAGAATCAGATCAAAGCTGAGACTAAGCCACCTCTACACATTCGGATGCCTTAGACCAACTACACTCGAAGAAGACCAAGACCCTCCACACCCACTCCACGGTCCAGGCTTCAGCCGCACAGTGTTCTGCAACCAGCCTCACATGCACAAAAAGAAGCCTTTAAAATACCGTTCCAACTACGTCTCCACCACACGCTACAACCTCATAACCTTCTTCCCCAAGTCTCTCTACGAACAGTTCCACCGCGCCGCCAACCTCTACTTCCTGGTGGCCGCCATCCTCTCCGTCTTCCCTCTCTCCCCTTTCAACAAATGGAGCATGATCGCCCCCTTGGTCTTCGTCGTGGGCCTCAGCATGATGAAAGAGGCCCTCGAAGACTGGCGTCGGTTCATGCAGGACGTCAAGATTAACGCAAGAAAAACAAACGTGCGTAAAAGCGATGCCCCGTTCCGTTCTAGGAAGTGGAAGAACGTCAGGGTCGGGGACGTGGTGAGAGTTGAGAAGGACGAGTTCTTCCCAGCTGACCTGCTCCTCCTGTCCTCGAGCTATCCGGACGGGATCTGCTACGTCGAAACGATGAATCTCGACGGAGAGACAAACTTGAAAGTGAAGAGATCTTTGGAAGCGACGATGGCACTAGACGACGATGAGTCCTTCGAGGACTTTATGGCGACGATACGGTGCGAAGACCCGAACCCGAGTCTCTACACGTTCGTCGGGAACATAGAGCATCGCCGCCAGACGTTTCCTCTGGACCCGAGTCAGTTACTGTTACGAGACTCCAAGCTTAGGAACACAGCTTACGTCTACGGAGTCGTGGTATTCACAGGGCACGACACTAAAGTCATGCAGAACTCAACGAAGTCACCGTCGAAAAGAAGCAGGATCGAGAGGACGATGGACTACATCATCTACACGCTCCTCGTCCTACTCATCTTGATCTCTTGCGTCTCCTCGTCTGGTTTCGCCTGGGAGACGGAGTTCCATATGCCGAAGATGTGGTACTTGAGACCAGACGCTCCTGAGGATCTAACCAATCCTATAAGCCCCGTATACGCCGGGGTGGTCCATCTCATCACCGCTCTATTGCTTTACGGATACTTGATACCGATCTCTCTTTACGTATCTATAGAAGTTGTCAAAGTCTGGCAGGCGAGTTTCATCAACAAGGACTTGCGGATGTACGACGATGAGAGCGGCGTCCCTGCGCAAGCAAGGACGTCGAATCTCAACGAGGAGCTTGGTCAGGTTCATACCATCCTCTCTGACAAGACGGGGACGTTGACGTGTAACCAGATGGATTTCTTGAAATGCTCTATCGCTGGTACTTCTTACGGTGTTCGTTCTAGCGAGGTGGAGCTCGCTGCTGCGAAGCAGATGGCTGTTGATCTTGAAGAGCATGGAGAGATATCAAGTGCTGCTACTACTCCTCAGTGTCAGACCAAAGTGTATGGCACTTGGGATAGTAGCCGGACGCATGAGATTGAGATCGAAAGTGGTGGAGATGGTAACAATACTAGAGCTCCTCCTCCTATAAAGGGATTTGGGTTTGAGGATAACAGACTCATGAATGGGAACTGGTTGAGAGAATCACAACCAAACGATGTGTTGCAGTTCTTCCGGGTGTTAGCTATTTGTCACACAGCtatccctgagctggatgaggAGAGTGGTAAGTACACTTATGAAGCGGAGTCGCCTGATGAAGCTTCTTTTCTCGCTGCTGCTAGAGAGTTTGGTTTTGAGTTCTGTAAGAGAACTCAGTCAAGTGTGTTTATCCGTGAGAGGTTCTCTTCTTCAGGGCAAATAGTAGAGAG GGAGTATAAGGTTCTGAACTTGTTGGACTTCACAAGCAAAAGAAAGAGAATGTCAGTAGTTGTAAGGGATGAGGAAGGGCAGATTCTGCTACTATGCAAAGGAGCTGACAG CATCATCTTTGAACGGTTGGCAAAGAATGGGAAGACATACTTGGGACCAACTACAAAACATTTAACTGAATATGGAGAAGCTGGTCTCCGTACACTTGCGCTTGCTTACAGAAAGCTTGATGAGGAAGAATATTCAGCTTGGAACACTGAGTTTCAAAAGGCAAAAACTTCAATAGGATCTGATAGAGACGAGTTGCTTGAGACAGGAGCTGATATGATTGAAAAAGATCTTATTCTTATAGGTGCTACTGCTGTGGAGGACAAACTCCAGAAAGGG GTCCCTCAATGTATAGATAAACTTGCTCAAGCTGGCCTCAAGTTATGGGTTTTAACTGGGGATAAAATGGAAACAGCCATCAACATTGG ATTTGCATGTAGTTTACTTAGGCAAGGGATGAGACAGATATGCATAACATCAATAAATCCAGATGGAGGATCCCAAGATTCTAAAAGG GCTGTGAAAGAGAACATATTGAACCAACTCACTAAAGCTGTGCAAATGGTGAAGCTAGAGAAGGATCCACATGCTGCGTTTGctttgatcattgatgggaAAACACTAACTTATGCATTGGAGGATGATATGAAGTATCAGTTCTTGGCTTTGGCTGTTGACTGTGCATCAGTCATATGCTGCCGCGTGTCTCCCAAGCAAAAGGCTTTGGTGACAAGGCTGGTTAAAGAGGGAACTGGCAAAACCACATTGGCAATAGGTGATGGTGCAAACGATGTTGGGATGATTCAAGAAGCTGACATTGGTGTAGGAATCAGTGGCGTTGAAGGCATGCAGGCTGTTATGGCTAGTGACTTTTCCATTGCGCAGTTCCGGTTTTTGGAAAGATTACTTGTCGTCCATGGACATTGGTGTTACAAAAGGATAGCTCAAATG ATATGCTATTTCTTCTACAAGAACATAGCGTTTGGTCTCACTCTCTTCTACTTTGAGGCTTTCACCGGATTTTCAGGACAGTCAGTGTACAATGACTACTACTTGTTGCTCTTCAATGTTGTCCTTACCTCATTGCCAGTGATTGCTCTTGGAGTCTTTGAACAAGATGTTTCCTCTGAGATCTGCTTACAA TTCCCAGCTTTATACCAACAGGGCACAAAGAACCTCTTCTTTGATTGGTCAAGAATACTTGGATGGATGTGCAACGGCGTCTACTCATCGCTTGTCATATTCTTCCTAAACATAGGAATCATCTACTCTCAGGCCTTCAGAGCAGGTGGCCAAACAGCTGACATGGACGCTGTCGGCACAACCATGTTCACTTGCATAATATGGGCAGTCAATGTTCAAATAGCACTAACCATGTCTCATTTCACTTGGATCCAACACGTTTTGATCTGGGGAAGCATTGGGTTATGGTATCTCTTTGTAGCACTCTATGGGATGATGCCATCAAGCCTCTCTGGAAACGTTTACAGGATTCTTGAAGAGGTTCTTGCACCTGCACCCATCTACTGGATGGCTACCTTGCTGGTCACGGTAACTGCGGTTCTTCCTTACGTTACTCACATAGCTTACCAGAGATTCTTGCATCCGATGGATCATCATATCATCCAAGAGATCAAGTACTACAAGAGAGATGTGGAGGATGCGAGGTTGTGGACCAGAGAGCGTACAAAGGCACGAGAGGAGACAAAGATTGGTTTCACAGCTAGAGTTGATGCGAAGATCAGACATCTAAGGACGAAACTGAGCAAGAAGCAGTCGAATCTATCTCATTGTTCAGCTCAAGATGCAATGACACCTAGATCATTGTAG
- the LOC108839863 gene encoding protein ELF4-LIKE 2 has protein sequence MESRMEGDMYSGYGERYQMDGKVLHSFQKRFVQVQYILDQNRLLINEINQNHASKQVDHLGRNVGLIRELNNNIRTVASLYGELSHSFARSVDASSEGESTGTLKSNGKANNQKRFRSG, from the coding sequence ATGGAATCAAGAATGGAAGGAGATATGTATTCCGGATATGGAGAGAGATACCAGATGGATGGCAAAGTACTGCACAGTTTCCAGAAGAGATTTGTTCAGGTTCAATACATTTTGGATCAGAACCGGCTTTTGATCAACGAGATCAATCAGAACCATGCGTCCAAACAAGTAGATCACTTGGGTCGAAATGTTGGTTTGATAAGAGAGCTCAATAACAATATCAGAACTGTGGCAAGTCTATATGGTGAACTCTCTCATTCTTTCGCCAGATCGGTTGATGCTTCATCAGAAGGAGAATCCACTGGGACCTTGAAATCTAACGGGAAGGCCAACAACCAAAAGAGGTTTAGATCAGGGTAA
- the LOC108841060 gene encoding germin-like protein 1 — MLRIIFLLSLLFALSTASVQDFCVANLKRAETPAGYPCIRPIHVKAKDFVFSGLGTPGNTTNIISAAVTPGFVAQFPGLNGLGLSTARLDLAPKGVIPMHTHPGASEVLFVLDGAITAGFVSSANSVYVQTLKPGQVMVFPQGLLHFQINAGKSAAAAFVTFSSASPGLQILDFALFANDLPTELVSGTTFLEPAVVKKLKGVLGGTG, encoded by the coding sequence ATGTTGCGTATTATCTTCCTCTTATCCCTCCTTTTTGCTCTATCCACGGCCTCTGTTCAAGACTTCTGTGTGGCCAACCTGAAACGCGCTGAAACCCCTGCGGGTTACCCATGCATACGTCCCATTCATGTCAAAGCCAAGGACTTCGTCTTCTCCGGCTTAGGCACTCCTGGTAACACTACCAACATCATCAGCGCTGCGGTCACGCCAGGTTTTGTCGCTCAGTTCCCTGGTCTGAACGGTCTAGGACTCTCTACAGCTAGACTTGACCTAGCTCCAAAAGGTGTGATCCCAATGCACACACACCCGGGTGCCTCTGAGGTTCTGTTTGTCCTTGACGGCGCCATTACCGCTGGGTTTGTCTCCTCTGCCAACTCTGTCTACGTACAGACACTAAAGCCGGGACAGGTCATGGTCTTCCCGCAGGGCTTGCTTCATTTCCAGATCAATGCGGGGAAATCAGCTGCTGCGGCTTTTGTCACTTTCAGCAGCGCTAGTCCTGGTCTACAGATTCTTGATTTCGCGCTATTTGCTAACGATCTTCCCACTGAACTCGTCTCGGGTACTACTTTCCTTGAGCCTGCTGTAGTCAAGAAGCTTAAGGGTGTTCTTGGAGGAACTGGCTAA